In Oryza sativa Japonica Group chromosome 3, ASM3414082v1, one DNA window encodes the following:
- the LOC4334294 gene encoding transcription factor JUNGBRUNNEN 1, translating to MVTSKEFARDQAAMDQKIKSDVGEVVLAGDEEEDGDVVLPGFRFHPTDEELVTFYLRRKVARKSLSIEIIKEMDIYKHDPWDLPNASTVGGEKEWYFFCLRGRKYRNSIRPNRVTGSGFWKATGIDRPIYSAAVNSNSGESIGLKKSLVYYRGSAGKGTKTDWMMHEFRLPPAIAAADASPCMQEAEVWTICRIFKRSITYRKQQQQQAWRPPATVTVKAPPPGDSSSNTGSFESDGGGDEFMNCGLTPAISQQQQHGGRHQMMSTMSCNGGYFFNDGIHHSHSHHKLHSQWGSLQMAPPEPKPEPEQKPLSSPAMTIAFHQNDHGFPAAAADFYKDGYLEEIARMMEVADPSPTGFYDCRY from the exons ATGGTGACCAGCAAGGAGTTTGCAAGGGATCAGGCGGCCATGGATCAGAAGATCAAGAGCGACGTCGGCGAGGTGGTGCTCGCCGGagacgaggaagaagacggGGACGTGGTGCTCCCGGGGTTCAGGTTCCACCCGACCGACGAGGAGCTCGTCACGTTCTACCTCCGGCGGAAGGTGGCGAGGAAGTCTCTCAGTATAGAGATCATCAAGGAGATGGACATCTACAAGCACGATCCATGGGATCTCCCCA ATGCGAGCACGGTAGGTGGAGAGAAGGAGTGGTACTTCTTCTGCCTGAGAGGGAGGAAGTACAGGAACAGCATCAGGCCCAACAGGGTGACGGGATCCGGGTTCTGGAAGGCGACGGGGATCGACCGGCCGATCTACTCCGCCGCCGTCAACAGCAACTCCGGCGAGTCGATCGGGCTGAAGAAGTCGCTCGTCTACTACCGCGGCAGCGCCGGCAAGGGCACCAAGACCGACTGGATGATGCACGAgttccgcctcccgccggcgatcgccgccgccgacgcctccccGTGCATGCAAGAAGCT GAGGTCTGGACCATCTGCAGAATCTTCAAGAGAAGCATCACCTacaggaagcagcagcagcagcaggcctggaggccgccggcgacggtgacCGTCAAGGCCCCACCGCCGGGGGACTCGAGCTCCAACACCGGCAGCTTCGagtcggacggcggcggcgacgagttcATGAACTGCGGCCTGACTCCGGCCATctcccagcagcagcagcacggcggCCGTCATCAGATGATGAGCACGATGAGCTGCAACGGCGGCTACTTCTTCAACGACGGCATCCATCACAGCCACAGCCACCACAAGCTTCATAGTCAATGGGGCTCCCTACAAAtggcgccgccggagccgaagccggagccggagcagAAGCCTCTGAGCTCGCCGGCGATGACGATCGCCTTCCATCAAAACGACCATggcttccccgccgccgccgcggatttcTACAAGGATGGGTACTTGGAAGAGATTGCGAGGATGATGGAGGTGGCTGATCCAAGTCCAACAGGATTCTATGACTGTAGATATTGA
- the LOC4334295 gene encoding protein JASON — translation MMGWLLGCFRVAGYSGEGRRERERDQLVSSPSVSPPVDAPKVGERKRPPSKNALSAVFLREDEGSRVEHSTSLGANGITERTKVDQEHKNEVRLLIHRDALVETTNEIIKGPENTDQSQTHLTCLPAISDDLQFMEGLKAEACQTPSGSHQSSILPDAMSSSWKECDASNQNDSEAVCKSIEVEVVGNDDSAINCGNKLTALDSPSFTCRDDINLVESKSLPISTPSEATAEIQTPATTHAPDQEELRNENNTRTCSEHTYEAVSSVEASGSCEKLRLESCQPNISDEDFKYAKNDSLVSVELSISNECSLFQSSEGSVSSCNKRRENSSTESVEKCLKSEPLVHSSRKKVLKGNDSEVEFPSLSQWLKPPNPKVFRDEPLTSDRSHSAKSSEEDRPIIGLVAAHWRDTEPDTFTPKWWDGNGIPNSTNKYKEDQKVSWHATPFEERLEKALSDEKLLSQRKCSSGNTSQLSGLEGEENDTAASTSNYLCVAAIT, via the exons atgatGGGGTGGCTGCTCGGCTGCTTCCGGGTGGCCGGGTACAGCGGCGAGGGGCGACGCGAACGTGAACGCGACCAGCTGGTTTCGTctccctccgtttcgccgccgGTGGACGCTCCCAAG GtcggggagaggaagaggccgCCGTCCAAGAACGCGCTCTCCGCTGTATTCTTGCGAGAAG ATGAGGGGTCGAGGGTTGAGCATAGTACGAGCTTGGGAGCGAACGGGATCACTGAGAGGACGAAGGTGGATCAGGAGCACAAGAACGAG GTCCGTTTGCTCATACACCGTGATGCATTGGTGGAAACTACAAATGAAATCATAAAAGGGCCAGAAAATACTGACCAAAGTCAAACACATTTGACATGTCTTCCTGCCATTTCTGATGACTTACAATTCATGGAAGGGCTGAAGGCTGAGGCTTGCCAAACTCCATCAGGGTCTCATCAGAGCTCCATTTTACCTGATGCTATGAG TTCTTCTTGGAAAGAGTGCGATGCATCAAACCAGAATGATTCTGAAGCTGTGTGCAAGAGCATAGAAGTTGAGGTTGTGGGCAATGATGACAGTGCAATCAACTGTGGGAACAAGTTAACCGCCTTAGATTCACCGTCTTTCACATGTAGGGATGATATCAACCTGGTTGAATCCAAATCTTTACCCATTTCAACTCCTTCAGAAGCGACTGCTGAGATACAGACACCAGCTACAACTCATGCACCTGACCAGGAAGAGCTGAGAAATGAGAACAATACTAGGACTTGTTCAGAGCATACATATGAAGCTGTGAGTTCTGTTGAGGCCTCTGGAAGCTGTGAAAAATTGAGACTAGAATCCTGTCAGCCCAATATATCAGATGAGGATTTCAAGTATGCAAAGAATGACAGTTTGGTTTCTGTTGAACTTTCAATATCTAATGAATGTTCCCTATTCCAGAGTTCTGAGGGTTCAGTATCATCCTGTaataagagaagagagaattcaAGCACAGAATCTGTGGAGAAATGTCTTAAAAGTGAGCCGCTAGTTCATTCCAGCAGAAAGAAGGTGCTCAAAGGAAATGATTCTGAGGTTGAATTCCCAAGCTTGTCACAGTGGTTAAAGCCTCCAAATCCAAAGGTGTTCAGGGATGAGCCCTTGACAAGTGACAGATCTCATTCTGCTAAGAGTTCAGAAGAAGATAGGCCTATTATTGGATTGGTCGCTGCTCACTGGAGAGACACAGAACCAGATACTTTCACTCCTAAATGGTGGGATGGAAATGGCATTCCCAACTCAACAAACAAATACAAAGAA GATCAAAAGGTGAGTTGGCACGCAACACCATTCGAGGAGAGGCTTGAGAAGGCTTTATCTGATGAGAAATTGCTTTCACAAAG AAAATGCTCTAGTGGAAACACATCTCAGCTTTCTGGGCTGGAAGGAGAGGAAAATGATACTGCCGCATCTACTTCTAACTACCTATGTGTCGCTGCTATTACATGA
- the LOC4334296 gene encoding uncharacterized protein, with product MAGGSTSSSSSWGPSPALVTAVVALLGLGLAAYIVGPQLYWHASEALGRSTGACPACDCDCDARPLLALPEDCSKQFKDVKSRASGEETEKSFTELLIEELKQREEEATQAQQQADVKLLEAKKLASQYQKEADKCSSGMDTCEEAREKSSEALVEQRKLTALWEERARELGWKPGNIKPHQT from the exons atggcgggcggctcaacctcctcctcctcgtcgtgggGCCCCAGCCCGGCTCTGGTGACCGCGGTGGTGGCGCTGCTGGGGCTCGGCCTCGCCGCCTACATCGTCGGCCCGCAGCTCTACTGGCACGCCAGCGAGGCGCTCGGCCGCTCCACGGGGGCGTGTCCCGCGTGCGACTGCGACTGCGACGCCCGCCCGCTGCTCGCGCTCCCCGAAG ACTGTTCCAAACAATTCAAGGATGTTAAGAGCCGTGCGTCTGGTGAAGAAACAGAGAAGAGTTTCACGGAGCTACTCATAGAAGAACTGAAGCAGAGAGAAGAAGAGGCAACACAAGCTCAGCAGCAAGCAGATGTAAAATTGCTGGAGGCGAAAAAATTAGCTTCACAATATCAAAAGGAGGCTGACAAATGCAGTTCAGGTATGGATACATGTGAAGAAGCCCGGGAAAAATCATCAGAAGCATTGGTTGAACAAAGGAAACTGACTGCTTTGTGGGAAGAAAGAGCTCGTGAACTAGGATGGAAACCTGGGAATATCAAACCACACCAGACGTAG
- the LOC4334297 gene encoding uncharacterized protein, with translation MDPSPGLQRRPAAAAAAAVRGEGAEPPRGQRVLHGDIDPPPRARPAVQKLAIAAIVVLGCLQFLPATHFRDPADPQRNWIPFDRSRKPVDLPDEVGSVNVFSWISCLDLRTLAVLTNSTISSSSDPHNISFNFLIPERGTDKSPYYKLKAVLPDSNVTVASQKKIEDKLNVATPEGNLFWSFPNELSPIIIGTTQFSQKRYVYISADSIVKGKIEDLGRIDLGTYAIAAVEDCTKRIGDYVSIDVLNAVQKTAPKNLVYTEPYDKDACLLDFDVLVVEPRKLRKDLIDSIMVWFRAFSLANPRDQIRLAITLALYDNYLKLPSNWKRADANSDILNYNGPKNVCSEGGRQLQEEGNGDEWQLYLDQKSLAVLS, from the exons ATGGACCCATCTCCCGGCCTCCAGCGCCggcccgcggcggccgcggccgcggcggtgagGGGGGAAGGCGCGGAGCCTCCCCGCGGGCAGCGCGTCCTCCACGGCGACATCGACCCGCCCCCcagggcgcggccggcggtgcaGAAGCTGGCCATCGCCGCCATCGTGGTGCTCGGGTGCCTCCAGTTCCTCCCCGCCACCCACTTCCGCGACCCCGCCGATCCCCAGCGGAACTGGATCCCCTTCGACCGCTCGCGCAAGCCGGTG GATTTGCCCGATGAGGTTGGAAGCGTTAATGTCTTTTCTTGGATAAGCTGTCTGGATCTTCGGACTCTTGCTGTGCTGACAAATTCCACCATATCCAGCTCAAG TGATCCCCATAACATATCCTTCAATTTCTTAATACCTGAAAGAGGCACAGATAAATCGCCCTACTACAAGCTAAAAGCAGTACTGCCTGATTCGAATGTTACTGTTGCTAG TCAAAAGAAAATTGAGGACAAGCTAAACGTTGCCACTCCAGAAGGAAACCTCTTTTGGTCATTCCCCAATGAATTGTCACCCATCATTATTGGAACGACTCAATTCTCGCAAAAGAGATATGTCTATATCTCAGCGGACTCAATTGTAAAG GGAAAAATTGAAGATCTTGGTCGCATCGATTTAGGCACTTATGCTATTGCTGCTGTTGAAGATTGTACCAAGCGCATTGGTGACTATGTTAGTATAGATGTTCTGAATGCCGTTCAGAAAACAGCTCCGAAAAATTTGGTGTATACCGAACCTTATGACAAGGATGCATGCTTACTTGATTTTGATGTGCTTGTGGTGGAGCCACGCAAACTACGGAAGGACCTTATTGATTCTATCATGGTGTGGTTCAGGGCTTTCAGTCTAGCCAATCCAAG GGATCAAATTAGGTTGGCAATAACATTGGCCTTGTATGACAATTATCTGAAGCTCCCTTCCAATTGGAAGCGCGCAGATGCTAACTCAGACATACTGAACTACAACGGGCCAAAGAATGTTTGCTCTGAAGGTGGACGTCAGCTTCAAGAAGAAGGCAATGGCGATGAGTGGCAACTGTACCTTGATCAGAAATCCCTTGCCGTACTTAGTTAA